Genomic window (Cellulosilyticum lentocellum DSM 5427):
AATAACCTTTGTATTCTTCCATTCTTTCTTGTTGCTCCTGGGACCACTCAACCTTTGTGTCACGAGGAATAGAAATAACTTTTGATTTACCGGTTTCACTATTGTAATTTAAAACAAAAATAACATCTGTACGGTATCCATCTTCATCTACACCAAATACTGCTAATGTTTTGTTGATAGGGTCTGGTTCTTTATTGCTTCCATTGAAAGGATTTCCTTTATATAAAAAGTGATTATAGGCAAAAATAAGCCCTCCTATTACAAGAGCAGCTATAATAAAGGTAATAACCATCACCCTAAAAAAAATTCGACCCAATGCTTTTTTTTGTTTTTTCTTTAATTTTTTCTTCTCACTCATCATTTTCTCCTATGGTGCTTATATATTCTGTCATGCTCAAAAATATTTGTCACAAGATATGCATTCTTACTAGATATGCTTAGCATTTTTCGGTTATTCTATAATATATAGTTTCCCTAAAATCATATTTATAGTATAATTTCTGCTAACACTTCCTATATTGTAGTAAAATATAGCTGAGATGTCTATTATAATACGGTAATTTTATATAAATTTAATATCTGTCATTTATTTGTTAGATTTAAATTGGAAGAATAACATATATCATATTTTTCATTCAGAAAGGATTATAAAAATGCTTAAAATTGGTTCTCATGTTTCTATTAGTGGTGGCTTAATTGGTGCCGCTAAAGAAGCTTATTCTTATGGTGCAAATACCTTTATGATTTATACTGGTGCACCTCAAAATACAAAACGTTCTCCTATTGAAAATTTAAAAATTAAAGAAGGACGTGCTTTTATGGAGGCTCATGGACTTTCTGACCTAGTAGTACATGCACCTTATATTATTAACTTAGCTTCTTATAAGGATGAAATCTATAAGTTAGCTAAAGAGTGTCTTGCTCTAGAAATTGAACGTACTACAGCCATTGGTTCTAACTACTTAGTACTTCATCCGGGTTCTTTTACAGATAAAACCTATGAATATGGTGCCCAGCGTATTGCTGCTGGTCTTAATGAAGTCCTCACCGAAGAGACTAAGCCTCTTATTTGTTTAGAAACTATGGCTGGAAAAGGAAAGGAAATCGGTCGTTCTTTTGAGGAACTACGTGATATTATTGACCGAATTGAATTAAAACATAAAATTGGTGTCTGTTTCGATACTTGTCATGTTCACGATAGTGGTTATGATATTATTAATAACTTAGATGAAGTGTTTGCTGAGTTTGATCGTATTATCGGTCTAGATAGGCTTAAAGTATTTCATCTCAATGGCTCTCTTAATCCTTGTGGTGCAAAAAAAGATCGTCATGCTAACTTGGGTGCGTCTGAAGATAATCCAAAGGGGAAAGACTTTATAGGTAAAGCTGCACTCTATCATGTTGTACACCATCCTGTAGCAGTTGGTAAACCTATTATTTTAGAGACACCTTGGTTAGATAAAAAAACAAACTTATATAAAGAAGAAATTGCTTTCTTAAGAGGTGATCAAATTGAACTTTAGTCATGAGCTTGTTCTTGTTACAGGTTCTTCCCGTGGCATTGGCAAGGCTATTGCTTTTGCTTTTGCCGAAAAAGGTGCCACTGTTATTTTAAATGGCGCTACTAATGAAGCACGTTTAAAAGAAACTTATGAATCCTTTTTAAATAAAGGCTTTAAAGTCTATGCTTACTTTGGAGATTTATCAGATTATAACGTAGCTAGTTCTATGATGGATACCATTAAAAGCCATTATGGCAAGCTTCCTTCAATAGTTATCAACAATGCTGGCATTAGTCATGTTGGGTTATTCACAGATACCACTCCTGAAATGTGGAATAAAATTTTGACAACAAACTTAAATTCTGCTTATCACTGTAGTTATCTAACAATTCCTTCAATGCTCCAACGTGAAGGTGGTATTATTATTAATATCTCATCTATCTGGGGGATGGTTGGTGCTTCCTGTGAAGTGGCTTATTCAACTAGTAAAGCCGCTCTTAATGGCTTTACCAAAGCTTTAGCCAAAGAGCTTGGGCCATCTCATATCAGGGTAAATGGTATTGCTTGCGGTTGGATAGATACTGATATGACCAGTTGCTACACTGAAGAGGAAAAATCCGCATTTGTAGATGAAATTCCTTTATGTAAAACAGGTTCACCTCAGGATGTAGCTAATACTTGTTTATATTTAGCTTCTCCTCTAGCTTCTTATGTAACTGGGCAAATCATTACTTTAGATGGTGGATTGTTATAATCAAAACTTTAGACATGCTATTTTCTAGTTACTAAAAATCAACATTTCAATAATATAAAAGAGCTGCTTCTATACTCCTATGAAATACACAGTAATAGATCTGACAAGTTAATTGCTAGACTATATCTTGTATTAAAGAATTATTTAAGCGGCTCTTTTATATTATTATAATTTATAATGCAGTACCTACCAAATAGCCTACTAAAATAAATAGGAGATTCCAAATGCTAACTCCTATAAATGAGTATACTATAAAGTCTCTTGCTTGAATCTCAAAAGTCCCAGCTAATAAACTAACTACAGTTCTTACTCCTGGTATGATGTGTCCAATAAGACATACTTTACTTCCATGTTGCTTACTTATCTTCTGCGCCTTCTCTAAAGATTTTCGAATTCCTTTAAACTTGTTGTAAAAGTAATTATAAATCTTTGGTCCTATATAACGTACTACTACATAATAAGTGATATTTCCTAACATACTTCCTAAAATAGTTATCCCTAATATGGTCATAAAACTATGTGTACTATAATGCACAAATAAACCAATGGCTGGTAATAATACAATGGCCGGAATACCTGTCAGATTTAATCCTTCTAAATACATAATAGCCAAAACTAACAATAATCCATATTGATTAAAATATCCTACTATTTCTTGTGATGTAATGATGTCTCCTCCTAGCTGCTAATCGTCCTGTCATCTCTTCTATGCTTATTCCATATTGTAAGCTGTCTTTAAGTTAAGTTTGAAATTTTCGTTTCAAAAAAGCACTTATAATAAGCATACTAAAATATTGGATAGTTCGCAAGGTAATACTCTACGCTCCACCCTCAAAGGTATTTTAAAAGGGGCCCTTTAGGAGCCCCTTTGTTCTACTGTAGTGCACTAGCTGAATTTTTACCTATTACTATTTTAATATCACTTTCCAAGGAACTATCTTCCACAATAGTTGCGTCTTCTAAGTACTCTAAAAATTGGTTTGCTTTTGTTTTATCTTTGGCATAAATAGTACTTTCTTCAATATCACCGTCACTATAGTTATCAATACGCGCTACATTATAGCCCTTTTTCTTTAAAGTATCCTTTAAAGTTCCAGCTAATCCTCTTACTCCTGTAGCATTATAAACTTCTATAGATACATCTTGATCTATAATAATTTCTGTACTATCACTATCTTCTGTAGCTTCAGAACTGCTTGTAGGCTCTTCTCCTGCAATCGTCGTATCATAAAAAACATCTTTTACTAAATCATCTAATTGTTCTTGATCAATATAGAAGTAAGCTGGCCCTTCATAGCTTGCACCTTCTCCAGGTAACGTATGGAATTCCAAATTGTTTAAATCAAATTCCTTTAGTAAAGATAAATAGCTAAATATTTCTGTTAATGATACATCTGTTTTAACGTAAGTAAATAAGCTAGTAATAATAGATGGCAAGTTATTCATTATAGCAGGACTCATAACTTTCTTAGCAAAAGCTTGTAAGAAGATTTGTTGCGTCTTAATACGTCCCACATCACCTTCTGCATAGCCATATCGGTATCTTACAAGGCCTTCTGCATCCTTACCATATACCGTTTGAAGTCCCGGTTGTAAATCAATATGTAAATCTTGAGAATTATCATTATAGTACATTCTTTGTGGTACGTCTACCTCTACTCCATCAATAGCATCTACAATCTTATTAAAAGCTTCTATATTAACAATAACGTAATTATCAATAGGGACAGTTAAAATGTTTTCAATTTCGTTAATAGTAATGTCTCTAATATTACCTGGATTATTCTTAATATCTGCATAAGCAGACATTTCGTTAAGTTTACTTATGTCCCATTCATAGCCAACTAACTGCTTTAACTTACTGCGTTGCCTCTCTGTCCATATAACCTTTGTATCACGTGGAATATTGATGACTTTTACCTTATTAGTTATACTATTAAAATTAACTACAATAATAACATCTGTACGTGTTTCATCTTTATCCACACCAAACACAGCGATTGTTTTATTTATTTCGCCGCGTCCTTTTCTATCATCTTCTTTTTGTTGTTCCTCTTCACTCAATTCCTCATTTTGAAAAGTGCTAGCAGGCTTTTGTAAAATAATCTTATTATAAGCAATAACAACACCTATGATAGCTACCAAGCATACTGCCAAGGTGATACCTGCTGATATCCCAAATGTCTTTAAGAGCTTCTTTTGCTGCTTTTTAGTAAGCCCTTTCTTATTCTGATCCATAAAAAATAATCCCCCTAAGTATACATATGCCCTATTTCTTATCATTATAATATATTTAGTTTGATAAAATAAACGATGTATACATTTGTAATTAAATTGTAATGTGGAATGTTAGAACTTTATGTAAAAAAAGCCAATCCATTGGATTGGCTTTTGTATAGTCCAAATTTGGACATCTTCCCAATTAACGTTTTGAGAATTGAGGTGCACGTCTCGCTGCTTTGAGACCGTATTTTTTTCTTTCTTTCATTCTTGGATCTCTTGTTAAGAAACCTGCTTTTTTAAGAGCTGGACGGAAATCAGCGTCAGCTTGAAGTAATGCACGGCTAATTCCGTGACGGATTGCTCCAGCTTGTCCTGTTGTTCCACCACCATATACGTTTACAAGTACATCAAATTTGCTTAATGTATCTGTTAATGTTAATGGTTGACGAGTGATAACTTTTAAAGTTTCTAAACCGAAGTATTCTTCGATATCTCTTTTATTGATTGTAATTTTACCTGTTCCAGGTACAAGGTATACTCTAGCTACTGAGCTTTTACGTCTACCTGTTCCGTAATATCTAACTGCTGCCATTTAATTTTCCTCCTCCCGAGTGATTAGAATTTTAACTCTACTGGTTTTTGTGCTTCGTGGTTGTGCTCTGTTCCAGCATATACACGAAGGTTAGTAAGCATTTTTCTTCCTAAGCTGTTTTTTGGAAGCATCCCTTTAACAGCGTTCATGATAACTCTTTCAGGATGAGTATCCATCATTTCACGAGCTGTAGTTTCTTTTAAACCACCAGCGTATCCTGTATGTCTTCTATATAATTTTTGATCTAATTTTTTACCTGTAAATACTACTTTATCTGCGTTAATAACAATTACGTGATCTCCACAATCTACGTGTGGTGTGTAAGTTGGTTTGTTTTTACCTCTTAATACTGTTGCAATTTGGCTAGAAAGTCTACCTACTGTTTGACCTTCTGCGTCAATAACATACCATTGCTTTTCAACGTTTTGGGCATTTGCCATGTATGTTGTTCTCATTGAATATACCTCCTTTGGATCTTATAAAACTAGGTTAATTTCTATTTGTCATATAAAATCCGGGGCTATTGGATTTTATAAGTGGTCTCATTAACACAAACTATATTATATTATTTACAAAATAAACTGTCAAGCTTTTTCCTGTGGATTATTTTTACTATTTCTACATATTTTTTTGTTTTAAAATCACTAAATAGACCTAAGTTCATATTTAGATTATCATGCCTTTCTACTTACTGTATATAAACTTGTAGACTTCTACTCTTTTTTCAAAATACTATTACGTCTCTGTGGATAACTTATAGCAATTAAGAGTTAAAAATTAATAATGAAAATTTGTTTATTTTTCCTCACTATTTATCATTAATCTTTCGTTTTTCACTGTTTATCTCTAATTCTTATTTATTAATTCTTATTCCTCAT
Coding sequences:
- a CDS encoding DedA family protein; this translates as MYLEGLNLTGIPAIVLLPAIGLFVHYSTHSFMTILGITILGSMLGNITYYVVVRYIGPKIYNYFYNKFKGIRKSLEKAQKISKQHGSKVCLIGHIIPGVRTVVSLLAGTFEIQARDFIVYSFIGVSIWNLLFILVGYLVGTAL
- the rplM gene encoding 50S ribosomal protein L13, which translates into the protein MRTTYMANAQNVEKQWYVIDAEGQTVGRLSSQIATVLRGKNKPTYTPHVDCGDHVIVINADKVVFTGKKLDQKLYRRHTGYAGGLKETTAREMMDTHPERVIMNAVKGMLPKNSLGRKMLTNLRVYAGTEHNHEAQKPVELKF
- the rpsI gene encoding 30S ribosomal protein S9, yielding MAAVRYYGTGRRKSSVARVYLVPGTGKITINKRDIEEYFGLETLKVITRQPLTLTDTLSKFDVLVNVYGGGTTGQAGAIRHGISRALLQADADFRPALKKAGFLTRDPRMKERKKYGLKAARRAPQFSKR
- a CDS encoding LCP family protein → MDQNKKGLTKKQQKKLLKTFGISAGITLAVCLVAIIGVVIAYNKIILQKPASTFQNEELSEEEQQKEDDRKGRGEINKTIAVFGVDKDETRTDVIIVVNFNSITNKVKVINIPRDTKVIWTERQRSKLKQLVGYEWDISKLNEMSAYADIKNNPGNIRDITINEIENILTVPIDNYVIVNIEAFNKIVDAIDGVEVDVPQRMYYNDNSQDLHIDLQPGLQTVYGKDAEGLVRYRYGYAEGDVGRIKTQQIFLQAFAKKVMSPAIMNNLPSIITSLFTYVKTDVSLTEIFSYLSLLKEFDLNNLEFHTLPGEGASYEGPAYFYIDQEQLDDLVKDVFYDTTIAGEEPTSSSEATEDSDSTEIIIDQDVSIEVYNATGVRGLAGTLKDTLKKKGYNVARIDNYSDGDIEESTIYAKDKTKANQFLEYLEDATIVEDSSLESDIKIVIGKNSASALQ
- the ymfI gene encoding elongation factor P 5-aminopentanone reductase → MIKLNFSHELVLVTGSSRGIGKAIAFAFAEKGATVILNGATNEARLKETYESFLNKGFKVYAYFGDLSDYNVASSMMDTIKSHYGKLPSIVINNAGISHVGLFTDTTPEMWNKILTTNLNSAYHCSYLTIPSMLQREGGIIINISSIWGMVGASCEVAYSTSKAALNGFTKALAKELGPSHIRVNGIACGWIDTDMTSCYTEEEKSAFVDEIPLCKTGSPQDVANTCLYLASPLASYVTGQIITLDGGLL
- a CDS encoding deoxyribonuclease IV translates to MLKIGSHVSISGGLIGAAKEAYSYGANTFMIYTGAPQNTKRSPIENLKIKEGRAFMEAHGLSDLVVHAPYIINLASYKDEIYKLAKECLALEIERTTAIGSNYLVLHPGSFTDKTYEYGAQRIAAGLNEVLTEETKPLICLETMAGKGKEIGRSFEELRDIIDRIELKHKIGVCFDTCHVHDSGYDIINNLDEVFAEFDRIIGLDRLKVFHLNGSLNPCGAKKDRHANLGASEDNPKGKDFIGKAALYHVVHHPVAVGKPIILETPWLDKKTNLYKEEIAFLRGDQIEL